The following coding sequences lie in one Buchnera aphidicola (Macrosiphum euphorbiae) genomic window:
- the rsmC gene encoding 16S rRNA (guanine(1207)-N(2))-methyltransferase RsmC, translating into MIKNCNTIIYYWPKDKSEAKFQLMNIISYFSIKTEIFIVGNNSSGVRSAPAILKKWIKLDKVDNAKHSILISGFIQNKIVFMLENFFKIHTWKNLIIKSLPGVFGHKKIDPGSKLLASTFSNQITGKVLDIGCGTGFLSASLLYSSPNAILTLVDNNIFALKCSYSTLDSNKLKGEIICSDLYSNIFKKFDLIISNPPLHYDLKMNFNIIEKIIRCSIKYLKSKGELRFVTNSCFNYDGLLKKIFKKYCVLKKTNRYKVYQAFL; encoded by the coding sequence ATGATCAAAAACTGTAATACAATAATTTATTATTGGCCCAAAGATAAATCTGAGGCAAAATTTCAATTAATGAATATTATTTCATATTTTTCTATTAAAACTGAAATTTTTATTGTAGGAAATAATTCTAGCGGAGTAAGAAGTGCTCCAGCAATTTTAAAAAAATGGATTAAATTAGATAAAGTAGATAATGCAAAACATTCTATTTTAATTTCAGGGTTTATTCAAAATAAGATAGTTTTTATGTTAGAAAATTTTTTTAAAATACATACATGGAAAAACTTAATTATAAAATCATTACCAGGAGTTTTTGGTCATAAAAAAATAGATCCAGGCAGTAAATTACTTGCTTCTACTTTTTCAAATCAGATAACTGGAAAAGTTTTAGATATTGGTTGTGGAACAGGTTTTTTATCAGCATCTCTACTATATTCTTCACCTAATGCAATTTTAACATTAGTTGATAACAATATATTTGCATTAAAATGTAGTTATTCTACACTTGATTCTAATAAATTAAAAGGGGAAATAATATGTAGTGATTTATATTCGAATATTTTTAAAAAATTCGATTTAATTATTTCTAATCCGCCTTTGCATTATGACTTAAAAATGAATTTTAATATAATAGAAAAAATCATACGTTGTTCAATAAAATATTTGAAATCAAAAGGAGAATTAAGATTTGTAACAAATAGTTGTTTTAACTATGATGGTTTATTAAAAAAAATTTTTAAAAAATATTGTGTTCTAAAAAAAACAAACAGATATAAGGTGTATCAAGCTTTTTTATAA
- a CDS encoding OmpA family protein: MKKRALAIVFLLASLVTYVQAEEKNGWYLGTKMGWSHFNPLKYDINNSEVSDDDFVTENFSAPIIGLFLGYEFNPYFGFEIANDTNGFFPHFMFQKNKEHMQSNSVQLTTKLSYPLTDNFHLYTKLGGIVLWDDLSSQNSLKNFFSKKSPLLPSVSLGAEYVFNEKFITRLDYNWKNSVKNILNSSIKPSLGDATLSIGWKFGTSNISNIFSSNDSELFNSQYTVLNENINFPFNSTELKPIACDKLNKLDDDIKDMKLKNISIILLGHSDKIGNQEYNQKLSEDRAYSVKNYLTSRGFSRDKITVKGLGNLYPLTNEVCKDIENKPLLVSCLAPDRRVEIEVLSDIQ, encoded by the coding sequence ATGAAAAAACGAGCTCTTGCTATCGTATTTTTATTAGCAAGCTTAGTTACCTATGTTCAAGCTGAAGAAAAAAATGGATGGTATCTAGGTACAAAGATGGGATGGTCTCATTTTAATCCTTTAAAATATGATATTAATAATTCCGAAGTTAGTGATGATGATTTTGTAACAGAGAATTTTAGTGCTCCAATTATTGGATTATTTTTAGGTTATGAATTTAATCCGTATTTTGGTTTTGAAATAGCAAATGATACTAATGGTTTTTTCCCTCATTTCATGTTTCAAAAAAATAAAGAACATATGCAGTCTAATAGTGTTCAACTAACAACTAAGTTATCATATCCATTAACAGATAATTTTCATCTTTATACTAAATTAGGTGGAATAGTTTTATGGGATGATCTCTCTTCTCAAAATAGTTTAAAAAATTTTTTTAGCAAAAAAAGTCCATTACTTCCTAGTGTTTCTTTAGGTGCTGAGTATGTTTTTAATGAAAAATTTATTACTAGATTAGATTACAATTGGAAAAATAGTGTTAAAAATATATTAAATTCATCTATTAAACCTTCTTTAGGAGATGCGACTTTATCTATTGGATGGAAGTTTGGGACATCGAATATAAGTAATATTTTTTCATCTAATGATTCTGAATTGTTTAATTCACAATATACTGTATTAAATGAAAATATAAATTTTCCTTTTAATAGTACAGAATTAAAACCAATCGCTTGTGACAAACTTAATAAGTTAGATGATGATATAAAAGATATGAAACTAAAAAATATTTCTATTATTCTGTTAGGACATTCTGATAAAATAGGTAATCAAGAATATAATCAAAAATTATCTGAAGATCGTGCTTATAGTGTTAAAAATTACTTAACATCACGAGGTTTTTCTAGAGATAAAATAACTGTCAAGGGTTTGGGGAATTTATATCCGTTAACTAATGAAGTATGTAAAGATATAGAAAACAAGCCTTTACTAGTTAGTTGTTTAGCTCCGGATCGTCGTGTAGAAATTGAAGTATTATCTGATATTCAATAA
- the murJ gene encoding murein biosynthesis integral membrane protein MurJ: protein MNLVKSLISVSLMTFISRVLGFIRDILIASIFGASIFTDAFFISFKIPNLLRRIFSDGTFSQAFVPVLMEYKTNKNEKDIQVFISSTFGFMIFFLFGLTILGIFFSRSIIIISAPGFRNSPEKLILSSNLLTIMFPYILLVSLSSLFSSILNSWNYFSIPAFSPIFLNISIIIFSIFFSSFFHPSIISLAWAVIIGGFIQLFYQFPFLYRINMLVMPSFNWNNIGLLRILRKIGPAILGASANQISLIINTIFSSLLNSGSISWIYYADRLIEFPVGILGVSLSTILFTSLAKNYKNRTLSEYKKLLNWGFRISLILSLPSSVILFFLAKPIIIVLFQYGKFTNFDVLMTEKVLKLYAFGLVSFILVKVLSSAFYACEEINFPMKVSLFTLFLTQLMNPILIFYFQHAGLALSSSISGWINFSLLYWKLYKRKIIYFKYSELIFIICVILSTSVMILILFFTLHIMPLWNVGSFFNKIIRLSFVLLVSGITYLFMLNILGIRLLNFSYKNS from the coding sequence ATGAATCTTGTAAAATCTTTAATATCAGTGAGTTTGATGACTTTTATCTCTCGTGTATTAGGTTTTATTCGAGATATTTTAATTGCTAGTATTTTTGGCGCTTCTATTTTTACCGATGCTTTTTTTATATCTTTTAAAATCCCTAATTTATTACGTCGTATTTTTTCTGATGGCACGTTTTCTCAAGCTTTTGTACCTGTATTAATGGAATACAAAACTAATAAAAACGAGAAAGATATACAAGTTTTTATTTCTTCTACATTTGGTTTTATGATCTTTTTTTTATTTGGATTAACTATTTTAGGGATATTTTTTTCTCGATCTATAATTATAATAAGTGCACCAGGTTTTAGAAATTCACCTGAAAAACTAATATTATCGTCAAATTTGTTAACAATAATGTTTCCTTATATTTTATTAGTTTCTTTATCTTCATTGTTTTCATCTATCTTAAATAGTTGGAATTATTTTTCTATTCCAGCTTTTTCTCCAATTTTTTTAAATATTAGCATTATTATTTTTTCTATATTTTTTAGTTCTTTTTTTCATCCTTCGATTATTTCTTTAGCATGGGCAGTTATTATAGGTGGTTTTATTCAACTATTTTATCAATTTCCGTTTTTATATAGAATAAACATGTTAGTTATGCCGAGTTTTAATTGGAATAATATTGGTCTTTTAAGAATTTTAAGAAAAATAGGACCTGCTATTTTAGGGGCTTCTGCTAATCAAATTTCTTTAATTATTAATACTATTTTTAGTTCATTACTTAATTCTGGATCAATATCTTGGATATATTATGCTGATCGATTAATAGAATTTCCAGTCGGTATATTAGGTGTATCATTAAGTACTATTTTATTTACGTCTTTAGCTAAAAATTACAAAAATAGAACACTATCAGAATACAAAAAATTGCTTAATTGGGGATTCCGTATTAGTTTAATTTTGTCTTTGCCAAGTTCAGTAATATTGTTTTTTCTTGCTAAACCAATAATTATAGTTCTTTTTCAATATGGTAAATTTACAAATTTTGATGTTTTAATGACAGAAAAAGTATTGAAATTATATGCTTTTGGTTTAGTTTCTTTTATTTTAGTAAAGGTCTTATCTTCTGCTTTTTATGCTTGTGAAGAAATAAATTTTCCTATGAAGGTTTCATTATTCACGCTTTTTTTAACTCAATTAATGAATCCAATTTTAATTTTCTATTTTCAACATGCTGGTCTTGCTTTGTCTTCAAGTATATCTGGATGGATAAATTTTTCTTTACTTTATTGGAAATTATATAAAAGAAAAATTATATATTTTAAATATAGCGAACTAATTTTTATCATTTGTGTAATTTTATCAACGTCAGTAATGATTTTAATTTTATTTTTTACATTACATATAATGCCACTTTGGAATGTTGGTTCATTTTTTAACAAAATTATTCGTTTATCTTTTGTTTTATTAGTGTCTGGAATTACATATTTGTTTATGTTAAATATTTTAGGAATACGTCTATTAAATTTTTCTTATAAAAATTCTTAA
- the pyrC gene encoding dihydroorotase, whose product MSKFIKKIKIKKPDDWHVHLRDNEILNKVIKYTGKFYKRAVIMPNLDNPITNCSKSIAYRDKILKSMHVNYKFQPLMTCYLTNFTTPKELEIGFSKKIFIAAKFYPNFCTTNSKTGIKTINDITSVLACMESIGMPLLIHGEEINQNIDIYDREAKFIETTLDPLRKKFPKLKIVLEHITTKESVEYIKKNDFNYLSATITPHHLMLNRNDMFSGGIQPYLYCLPILKKNIHQTALRKAISNGDKHFFLGSDTAPHLHKNKINILGCAGIFNAPSSLLSYVKVFEEMNALKHLESFCSENGPKFYNMPINKETITIVKKPYKIIKKIKVGRDAIIPFLSGETLNWSLEK is encoded by the coding sequence ATGTCTAAATTTATAAAAAAAATAAAAATTAAAAAGCCTGATGATTGGCATGTTCATTTAAGAGACAATGAAATTTTAAATAAAGTTATTAAATATACTGGTAAATTTTATAAAAGAGCTGTTATTATGCCAAATCTTGATAATCCTATTACAAATTGCTCAAAAAGTATTGCTTATCGTGATAAAATTTTAAAATCAATGCATGTAAATTATAAATTTCAACCACTGATGACTTGTTATTTAACTAATTTTACAACACCTAAAGAATTAGAAATTGGTTTTTCTAAGAAAATATTTATAGCAGCTAAATTTTATCCTAATTTCTGTACAACTAATTCCAAAACAGGCATAAAAACAATTAACGATATTACTTCTGTTCTAGCATGTATGGAAAGCATAGGAATGCCGTTATTGATTCATGGTGAAGAGATTAATCAAAATATTGATATATATGATAGAGAAGCAAAATTTATCGAAACAACATTAGATCCCTTACGAAAAAAATTTCCAAAATTAAAGATAGTTTTAGAACATATTACCACTAAAGAATCTGTCGAATATATTAAAAAAAATGATTTTAATTATTTATCAGCAACTATTACGCCACATCATTTAATGCTAAACCGAAATGATATGTTTTCTGGTGGAATTCAACCATATCTTTATTGTCTGCCAATTTTAAAAAAAAACATACATCAAACAGCATTAAGAAAAGCTATATCTAACGGAGATAAGCATTTTTTTTTAGGAAGCGATACAGCGCCACATCTTCATAAAAATAAAATTAATATTCTTGGTTGTGCTGGTATATTTAATGCTCCATCTTCTTTATTATCTTATGTTAAAGTTTTTGAAGAAATGAATGCTTTGAAACATTTAGAGTCTTTTTGTTCTGAAAATGGTCCTAAATTTTATAATATGCCTATCAATAAAGAAACTATAACAATAGTAAAAAAACCATATAAAATTATAAAAAAAATTAAAGTTGGAAGAGACGCAATTATTCCATTTTTATCAGGTGAAACTTTAAATTGGTCTCTTGAAAAATAA
- the flgN gene encoding flagellar export chaperone FlgN, with translation MKKLIETIKEIKNVLISLEFILQEEYNNLLNPETCNNISIILKPIEKKTTLLKKFVILNKDRLSLEKKYSIFAPYKNVNELHDCWSKITEKIFLLRKFNLKNKILINKRLYLNQYFLELFATHNKAITYNFQGDLKI, from the coding sequence ATGAAAAAATTAATAGAAACAATAAAAGAAATAAAAAATGTTTTAATTTCTTTAGAATTTATACTGCAGGAAGAATATAATAATTTATTAAATCCTGAAACTTGTAATAATATAAGTATTATTTTGAAGCCAATTGAAAAAAAAACAACATTACTTAAAAAATTTGTAATTTTAAATAAAGATAGATTATCTCTTGAAAAAAAATATAGTATATTTGCACCTTATAAAAATGTTAATGAGTTACATGATTGCTGGAGCAAAATTACAGAAAAAATTTTTTTATTGCGAAAATTCAACCTTAAAAATAAAATTCTTATTAATAAAAGACTGTATTTAAATCAATATTTCTTAGAATTATTTGCAACACATAACAAAGCAATTACCTATAATTTCCAGGGTGATCTAAAAATTTAG
- the flgA gene encoding flagellar basal body P-ring formation chaperone FlgA, giving the protein MKMMIYFFLLFISFAVNATSSNIKKFNFFDLSKQLNIFFKKEYPFNKDNISIIIRTPLKKNMYCKKPVFSLLRNVHAFGLIDVLLTCNQEHYYLKVEIQLEGEYIVANRPIPRGTKITESDLKILIGRLDMLPNNTYRKKKDVINRINLRDFVPLQPITSFMTRPFWLVTVNQKVTVIINNKNFMISSEAKSLSNGAKNDIIRVKTKTGKIIHGVINKNGEVLVSL; this is encoded by the coding sequence ATGAAGATGATGATTTATTTTTTTTTATTATTTATATCTTTTGCAGTTAATGCTACCAGTTCAAATATAAAAAAATTTAATTTTTTTGATTTAAGCAAACAATTAAATATTTTTTTTAAAAAGGAATATCCCTTTAATAAAGATAATATCAGTATCATAATACGTACTCCATTAAAAAAAAATATGTATTGTAAAAAACCTGTTTTTTCTCTTTTAAGAAATGTTCATGCTTTTGGTTTGATTGATGTTCTTTTAACTTGTAATCAAGAACATTATTATCTAAAAGTAGAAATTCAACTTGAAGGCGAATATATTGTAGCCAATAGACCAATTCCTAGGGGTACTAAAATAACAGAATCAGATTTAAAAATTTTAATAGGACGTTTAGATATGTTGCCTAATAATACATATCGTAAAAAGAAAGATGTCATAAATAGAATAAATTTACGTGATTTTGTTCCATTACAACCAATAACATCTTTTATGACGCGACCATTTTGGTTAGTTACAGTTAATCAGAAAGTTACAGTTATTATCAATAACAAAAATTTTATGATTTCTTCTGAAGCAAAATCATTAAGCAATGGTGCTAAAAACGATATTATACGTGTTAAAACTAAAACTGGAAAAATTATTCATGGCGTTATTAATAAAAATGGTGAAGTTTTAGTTTCTCTATAA
- the flgB gene encoding flagellar basal body rod protein FlgB produces MFDKINQIFNFNQKALSLYSKRQEILSANIANSDTPGYKSIDINFKDELRKMLDKKNTKDTSIFLKKTSPYHLDAKNKNAFLLKMVPVITHQIKEDGNTVNMDRERIEFINNSLKYQSSLAFIKNEIKNMMHVLKG; encoded by the coding sequence ATGTTTGATAAAATAAATCAAATTTTTAATTTCAATCAAAAAGCATTAAGCCTTTATTCTAAAAGACAGGAAATACTATCTGCTAATATCGCTAATTCTGATACACCTGGATATAAATCAATAGATATTAATTTTAAAGATGAATTAAGAAAAATGTTAGATAAAAAAAATACAAAAGATACAAGTATTTTTTTAAAAAAAACGTCTCCTTACCATTTAGATGCAAAAAATAAAAATGCATTTTTATTAAAAATGGTTCCTGTAATTACTCATCAAATCAAGGAAGACGGCAATACAGTAAACATGGATAGAGAAAGAATTGAATTCATAAATAATAGTTTAAAATATCAATCAAGTTTAGCATTCATAAAAAACGAAATTAAAAATATGATGCATGTTTTAAAAGGATAA
- the flgC gene encoding flagellar basal body rod protein FlgC: protein MSLLNIFNIAGSAMTAQSQKINVIASNLANMDSTIYKNGKFYPYVAKKVVFELDTLKNSKIGGVKISGIVDDPSPMKLIYDPNNPMANNKGYFLTSNVNPITEMVNNISAARSYQANIEVLKTAKTMIIKTLTIGE from the coding sequence ATGTCTCTGCTAAACATATTTAATATTGCAGGTTCGGCAATGACTGCTCAGTCACAAAAAATAAATGTAATTGCTAGTAACTTAGCTAACATGGATAGTACAATATATAAAAATGGAAAATTTTATCCATATGTCGCAAAAAAAGTTGTTTTTGAATTAGATACATTAAAAAATTCAAAAATAGGTGGAGTAAAAATATCTGGTATAGTAGATGATCCCAGTCCTATGAAGTTGATATACGACCCGAATAACCCTATGGCTAATAATAAAGGATATTTTTTAACATCAAATGTAAATCCTATTACAGAAATGGTAAATAATATCTCGGCAGCAAGAAGTTATCAAGCTAATATAGAAGTATTAAAGACAGCTAAAACTATGATAATAAAAACATTAACAATCGGTGAATAA
- a CDS encoding flagellar hook assembly protein FlgD has product MSTIDINSPINFIETNDNNLQNNTNSLNLQKNFLNLLVAQIKNQDPTNPIKNSDLTSQLAQINTTNGIERLNSIALQFSNQISKNQSIQLSSLIGRHIIIPNKKIIHTKDTETKFGIQLFENATSVKIKITDENNKVLHIKEIKDIKSGIYTFAWDGKDLDNKSVITGKYNISVIAKNKDKDVPVKSLSEVVVNSIIMSANDPIIDLGDAGKIKASNIREILK; this is encoded by the coding sequence ATGAGCACTATTGATATTAATTCACCAATAAATTTTATCGAAACAAATGATAATAATTTACAAAATAACACTAATTCATTAAATTTACAAAAAAACTTTTTAAACTTATTAGTTGCACAAATTAAAAATCAAGATCCTACTAATCCTATTAAAAATTCTGATTTAACATCACAATTAGCTCAAATTAATACAACAAATGGAATTGAAAGACTAAACAGCATTGCACTTCAATTTTCGAACCAAATTAGCAAAAATCAAAGTATTCAATTATCTTCATTAATTGGGCGTCATATTATAATACCTAATAAAAAAATAATACATACTAAAGACACTGAAACAAAATTTGGAATACAATTGTTTGAAAATGCAACTTCAGTAAAAATAAAAATTACAGACGAAAATAATAAAGTTTTACATATAAAAGAAATAAAAGATATAAAATCCGGTATATATACTTTTGCATGGGATGGAAAAGATTTAGATAATAAAAGTGTGATAACTGGAAAATATAATATATCAGTAATAGCTAAAAATAAAGATAAAGATGTTCCTGTTAAAAGTTTAAGTGAAGTGGTAGTTAATAGTATTATTATGTCTGCTAATGATCCTATTATTGATTTAGGAGACGCAGGAAAAATAAAAGCTTCAAATATTCGCGAAATTCTTAAATAA
- a CDS encoding flagellar hook protein FlgE gives MSTMAAVSGLLISSDYINIISNNIANASTIGYKSSRPIFFDMFTHSFYSNIGNGYGVGISNIVQNFNNGMLVETGRDLDLGITRDGFFRVLDSQGHVYYTRDGQFSIDKNQNIINMQGMYLTGKNKSHSKSTSNSKSNSEPINLRNTFILKKKPTSEIKLKAILNSNFDLNNIDGPDNKLSKSGEYVKYINIYNKKGEQEEIKISFSKTEKNKWKMNLESNDSNDEKRINDSFDLTFNSNGELTSNTSLKIQSKNPEKYENITLDLADTTEQFNTNSSFENTSQNGYPQGTLKTFNVFPNGDIIATYSNHQKQRVGQILLSKFINPEKLQPESGNLWSATVESGEEIIGIAGDQGLGNLNNKVLETSNVDLNKELINMIIAQRNYQSNAQSFKMEDKIINTLINLR, from the coding sequence ATGTCTACTATGGCAGCTGTAAGTGGCTTACTAATTAGCAGTGACTATATCAATATTATATCAAATAATATTGCTAACGCATCTACTATAGGATATAAATCTAGTAGACCTATTTTTTTTGACATGTTCACTCATTCATTTTATTCAAATATTGGCAACGGGTATGGTGTTGGAATTTCAAATATTGTACAGAACTTTAATAATGGAATGTTAGTTGAAACTGGTAGAGATTTAGATTTAGGAATCACACGAGACGGGTTTTTCCGTGTTTTGGATAGTCAAGGTCATGTATATTATACAAGAGATGGTCAATTTTCGATCGATAAAAATCAGAATATTATTAATATGCAAGGAATGTATCTCACTGGAAAAAATAAATCTCATTCAAAGAGTACTTCCAATAGCAAATCTAACTCAGAACCTATTAATTTACGAAATACTTTTATACTAAAAAAAAAACCTACTTCTGAAATAAAATTAAAAGCTATTTTAAACAGTAATTTTGATCTAAATAATATAGATGGTCCTGATAATAAATTGTCTAAATCAGGAGAATACGTCAAGTATATTAATATATATAATAAAAAGGGTGAACAAGAAGAAATTAAAATTTCTTTTAGTAAAACAGAAAAAAACAAATGGAAAATGAATCTAGAATCAAATGATTCTAATGATGAAAAAAGAATAAATGACAGTTTTGATTTAACGTTCAACTCTAATGGTGAATTAACTTCTAATACTAGTTTAAAAATTCAATCCAAAAACCCTGAAAAATATGAAAATATTACTCTTGATTTAGCTGATACTACAGAACAATTCAATACTAATAGTTCTTTTGAAAACACCTCTCAAAATGGATATCCTCAAGGCACTTTAAAAACATTTAATGTTTTCCCAAATGGTGACATTATTGCAACTTATTCAAATCACCAAAAACAAAGAGTAGGTCAAATATTATTATCAAAATTTATTAACCCTGAAAAATTACAACCTGAAAGTGGTAATCTATGGTCTGCTACTGTAGAATCAGGCGAAGAAATTATAGGAATAGCTGGTGATCAAGGATTGGGAAATCTAAATAATAAAGTTTTAGAAACATCAAACGTAGATTTAAATAAAGAATTAATAAATATGATCATAGCACAACGTAATTATCAATCCAATGCTCAATCTTTTAAAATGGAAGACAAAATAATTAACACATTAATAAATTTACGATAA
- the flgF gene encoding flagellar basal-body rod protein FlgF — MESAVYKSMIAANQLLEKQSIISNNLANISTTGFKEKFIFAIQNQNVKNLYNNYNKITKEYHNLSSGTLNHTKRNLDVFVKNDGWLTVKDLNGQEAYTKNGHLKVNSNRKLTIQENEVVGNNCNIEIPNNITLKILSNGTITSTIKKNKHIIENKIGALKLVRLPSQDLVQKENGLFYIRKNNDLLNKYSHTINHDNEIRIQSGMLEESNVNASQNMIEMISNARQFEMQMKMISMCDQNAEYANHLININN, encoded by the coding sequence ATGGAGAGCGCAGTATATAAATCTATGATTGCTGCTAATCAATTATTAGAAAAACAAAGTATTATTTCTAATAATTTAGCAAATATTTCAACTACTGGTTTTAAAGAAAAATTTATTTTTGCAATACAAAACCAAAATGTAAAAAATTTATACAATAATTATAATAAAATTACAAAGGAATATCACAATCTTTCTTCAGGAACATTAAATCATACAAAAAGAAATTTAGATGTGTTTGTTAAAAATGACGGTTGGTTAACAGTTAAAGATCTTAATGGTCAAGAAGCATACACTAAAAATGGTCATTTAAAAGTCAATTCAAATAGAAAGCTAACTATTCAAGAAAATGAAGTAGTAGGAAATAATTGTAATATAGAAATACCGAATAATATCACTTTAAAAATTTTATCTAATGGAACAATTACATCAACAATAAAAAAAAATAAGCATATTATTGAAAATAAAATAGGGGCATTAAAATTAGTCCGTCTTCCTTCACAAGATCTTGTGCAAAAAGAAAATGGATTATTTTATATAAGAAAAAATAATGACCTACTTAATAAATATAGTCACACGATAAATCATGATAATGAAATACGTATACAATCAGGCATGTTAGAAGAAAGTAATGTGAATGCTTCTCAAAATATGATAGAAATGATATCAAATGCTAGACAGTTTGAAATGCAAATGAAAATGATATCTATGTGCGATCAAAACGCAGAATATGCAAATCATCTAATCAATATTAACAATTGA
- the flgG gene encoding flagellar basal-body rod protein FlgG: MIPSLWISKTGLDAQQINMNVISNNLANVSTNGFKRSRAVFEDLMYQTIREAGTNSSLETNLPSGLQLGTGVRPVSTERIHSQGNLSKTEAEKDIAIHGSGFFQVQLPDGNMGYTRDGCFQLDQNGQLVTNSGFPIIPEIIIPPNSTNISIARDGVISVAVQGQTQPVLLGQLNLITFVNDAGLESLGENLYQETQASGAPIDTVPGLNGSGLLYQGYIETSNVNVAEELVNMIQTQRAYEINSKSISTSDQMLQKLSQL; encoded by the coding sequence ATGATTCCTTCTTTGTGGATTTCTAAAACTGGTCTTGATGCTCAACAAATTAATATGAATGTTATTTCTAACAATTTAGCTAATGTTAGTACAAATGGATTTAAACGATCCAGAGCAGTTTTTGAAGATTTAATGTATCAAACAATACGAGAAGCAGGAACAAATTCATCACTTGAAACAAATTTACCATCAGGATTGCAGTTAGGAACTGGAGTAAGACCTGTGTCTACTGAAAGAATTCATAGTCAAGGTAATCTTTCGAAAACAGAGGCTGAAAAAGATATAGCTATTCACGGATCGGGATTTTTTCAAGTGCAATTACCAGATGGAAATATGGGATATACGAGAGACGGATGTTTTCAATTAGATCAAAACGGTCAACTAGTAACGAATAGTGGCTTTCCTATTATACCTGAAATTATCATTCCGCCTAATTCTACAAATATTAGTATAGCAAGAGATGGTGTTATTAGTGTTGCTGTTCAGGGACAAACACAACCTGTTTTACTTGGCCAATTAAATTTAATTACTTTTGTTAATGATGCTGGATTAGAAAGTTTAGGCGAAAATTTATATCAAGAAACTCAAGCATCAGGAGCTCCGATTGATACTGTTCCAGGTTTAAATGGTTCAGGATTATTATATCAAGGATATATTGAAACTTCTAATGTCAATGTAGCCGAAGAATTAGTGAATATGATTCAAACACAAAGAGCATATGAAATTAACAGTAAATCTATTAGTACATCAGATCAAATGTTACAAAAACTATCACAATTATAA